One Candidatus Roseilinea sp. genomic region harbors:
- a CDS encoding CRISPR-associated protein Cas4 has translation MSGVPIAFALILVAIALLVIARRLRLRSGLPTGRVIYSDIGAWQRNERALFSPTYGITGKPDYLVRAGDDIVPVEVKSSPAPAQPWPSHVLQLAAYCLLVEDALGARVTQGIIQYADKRFIVDYTPALKAELLRVVGEMRCALREGDAHRSHDEPSRCARCGARTACDERL, from the coding sequence ATGTCAGGCGTGCCGATCGCGTTTGCGCTCATCCTCGTCGCGATCGCGTTGCTGGTCATCGCCCGCCGGCTGCGCCTCCGCAGCGGCCTGCCCACCGGCCGGGTGATCTACAGCGACATCGGCGCTTGGCAGCGCAATGAACGGGCGTTGTTCTCGCCCACCTACGGCATCACCGGCAAGCCCGACTATTTGGTGCGCGCCGGCGATGACATTGTGCCGGTCGAGGTGAAATCGTCGCCTGCACCGGCCCAACCATGGCCTTCGCACGTGTTGCAACTGGCCGCCTACTGCCTGCTGGTCGAGGACGCGCTCGGCGCGCGCGTCACCCAAGGCATCATCCAGTACGCCGACAAGCGATTTATCGTGGACTATACGCCGGCGCTCAAGGCCGAGCTGCTGCGCGTGGTGGGCGAAATGCGCTGCGCCTTGCGTGAAGGCGACGCGCATCGCAGTCACGACGAGCCGAGCCGCTGCGCCCGCTGTGGCGCGCGCACGGCATGCGATGAGCGGTTGTGA
- the fabL gene encoding enoyl-[acyl-carrier-protein] reductase [NADPH] FabL has protein sequence MPYDFSNKIALITGSGRGIGKATALHFARLGADIVVNYLRKQSAAEETAREIEALGRRALVIKADVGDPDDLERLFDQIEREWGGIDFLINNAASGYIRPIAEQKVKGWDWTMNINARAALFTAQRAAPLMHKRGGGAIVNVSSIGSGRTLPDYVVIGASKGALEAVTRYCAVEFSPLNIVVNCVAPGIIHTEALQFFKDSDLMLRLARERTPAGRLVEPEDVAKLIAFLCSPDAFMIRGQVIWIDGGWSIDVGRQWTS, from the coding sequence ATGCCCTACGACTTCTCGAACAAGATCGCCCTCATCACCGGCAGCGGTCGCGGCATCGGCAAGGCCACGGCGCTGCACTTCGCCCGCCTGGGCGCCGACATCGTGGTGAACTACCTGCGCAAGCAAAGCGCGGCCGAGGAGACGGCGCGCGAGATCGAAGCGCTGGGCCGACGCGCGCTGGTCATCAAGGCCGATGTGGGAGACCCCGACGACCTCGAGCGCTTGTTCGACCAGATCGAGCGGGAATGGGGTGGGATTGACTTCCTCATCAACAATGCTGCATCGGGATACATCCGGCCGATTGCCGAGCAGAAGGTGAAAGGCTGGGACTGGACGATGAACATCAACGCGCGGGCAGCGCTGTTCACCGCGCAGCGCGCCGCGCCGTTGATGCACAAGCGCGGCGGCGGCGCGATCGTCAACGTGAGCAGCATCGGCAGCGGGCGCACTTTGCCCGACTATGTGGTGATCGGCGCATCGAAAGGCGCGTTAGAAGCCGTCACGCGCTACTGCGCCGTCGAGTTCTCGCCGCTGAATATCGTGGTGAACTGCGTTGCGCCGGGCATCATCCACACCGAAGCGCTGCAGTTCTTCAAAGACAGCGACCTGATGCTTAGGCTGGCGCGCGAGCGCACCCCCGCCGGCCGCCTTGTGGAGCCGGAGGACGTCGCCAAGCTGATCGCCTTCCTGTGCAGCCCCGATGCGTTCATGATCCGTGGCCAGGTGATCTGGATTGACGGCGGCTGGAGCATTGACGTCGGCCGCCAGTGGACGAGCTGA